A genomic region of bacterium contains the following coding sequences:
- the tadA gene encoding Flp pilus assembly complex ATPase component TadA, with translation MTVRVLDRNLLDLDKLGLQQKHYDKLVQTLQQTKGLILITGPTGAGKSTTLAAVIQHLIDANPYHVVTLEDPVEFLFAPRLHKQQSAYSMVTQRSVGVDCASYSKGLMDALRMKPEVIAIGEIRDAETMRTVITAAETGHLIIGTMHASSAYQAIDRILAQAGTDSRLVAQMLANNLLCIVAQNLIPARNATEQDPRRVLGYEVLFRTKDLAQLLYHLNNQSVPPVRIRELISAGGGIDWNSCLDELARKGEIHEEVAAALKALE, from the coding sequence TTGACCGTCCGGGTGCTTGATCGAAACCTGCTTGACCTGGACAAGCTTGGTCTCCAGCAAAAACACTACGACAAACTCGTCCAGACGCTGCAACAAACCAAGGGACTGATCCTGATCACCGGCCCCACCGGCGCCGGCAAGTCCACCACTTTGGCTGCCGTCATCCAGCATCTGATCGACGCGAACCCCTACCACGTGGTGACGCTTGAGGATCCGGTCGAGTTTCTGTTTGCTCCCCGTTTGCACAAGCAGCAGTCCGCCTACTCGATGGTGACTCAGCGCAGCGTTGGGGTCGACTGCGCCAGTTATTCCAAAGGGCTGATGGATGCGCTGCGCATGAAACCGGAGGTCATTGCCATTGGCGAAATCCGCGATGCGGAAACCATGCGCACGGTCATCACCGCCGCCGAAACCGGCCATTTGATCATCGGCACCATGCACGCGTCCTCCGCGTACCAGGCCATTGATCGCATTCTGGCCCAGGCCGGAACCGATTCTCGTTTGGTGGCGCAGATGCTTGCCAACAACCTTCTGTGTATCGTCGCGCAAAACCTGATCCCAGCCAGGAACGCAACGGAGCAGGACCCACGGCGGGTCCTGGGTTACGAAGTGCTATTCCGAACCAAGGACCTCGCGCAACTGCTCTATCATCTCAACAACCAAAGTGTGCCGCCCGTGAGAATTCGGGAGCTGATCAGCGCCGGAGGAGGCATCGATTGGAACAGCTGCCTGGATGAGCTCGCACGGAAAGGAGAAATCCATGAGGAAGTCGCTGCTGCCTTGAAGGCCCTGGAATGA
- a CDS encoding prepilin-type N-terminal cleavage/methylation domain-containing protein: MKPTSRMRGFSLIEVVAVMALLLLIMGLGLWGLGGSRGRQLREKVVLDLARIDSAKATWRADHPQAAFPDDEAARFDALPVLSGRKVPPCLFAAEHESGRNGCVRDQCGDECGQRSKSLFLTTV; encoded by the coding sequence ATGAAACCGACGTCACGCATGCGGGGTTTTTCGCTGATTGAGGTAGTGGCGGTGATGGCGCTGCTGCTGCTGATCATGGGGCTTGGATTGTGGGGACTGGGCGGTTCTCGTGGACGGCAGTTGCGCGAGAAAGTGGTCCTGGATCTGGCTCGGATTGACTCCGCGAAAGCAACCTGGCGCGCCGATCACCCACAGGCAGCATTCCCGGACGATGAGGCCGCGCGCTTTGACGCCCTCCCGGTCCTATCTGGTCGCAAGGTGCCACCCTGCCTCTTTGCAGCCGAACACGAATCTGGCCGGAATGGTTGTGTACGCGATCAGTGCGGAGACGAATGCGGCCAGCGCTCGAAATCTCTCTTCCTCACAACAGTTTGA
- a CDS encoding prepilin-type N-terminal cleavage/methylation domain-containing protein, whose translation MRPSKGFTLIEVVSVVAVIFILAGVITIRLGDLRSSALAASARALEKEFANGVEQLTSGGTGLEPFQTVAASGVLVSQSASDPEFMSLQTASYRLSAPADVNLSRVVGAVSQLNTMLSARGFGVVKGNVSQEMLSAFNADLVVVRDSGNSIRGVYLKFSKS comes from the coding sequence GTGAGGCCAAGTAAGGGTTTCACCCTGATCGAAGTTGTTTCCGTCGTGGCGGTGATCTTCATCCTCGCCGGCGTGATAACGATTCGTTTGGGCGACCTCCGCTCCTCAGCCCTGGCTGCGTCAGCCCGCGCTTTGGAGAAAGAGTTCGCCAACGGGGTTGAGCAGTTAACCTCCGGTGGGACTGGTTTGGAGCCATTCCAGACGGTGGCAGCCAGCGGTGTGTTGGTGTCGCAGAGTGCGTCGGACCCTGAATTCATGTCCCTGCAAACCGCCAGCTACCGGCTCTCCGCTCCTGCGGACGTGAACCTGTCGCGTGTCGTTGGCGCCGTGAGCCAATTGAACACGATGCTTTCCGCTCGCGGGTTCGGTGTGGTCAAGGGAAACGTCAGTCAGGAAATGCTGAGCGCCTTCAACGCGGATCTGGTTGTGGTCCGGGACTCGGGTAACTCAATTCGCGGAGTGTATCTGAAATTCTCGAAATCATGA
- a CDS encoding ATP-dependent DNA helicase, producing MKLKMPACLGAAAELERFFGPDGPIVTRFGGRARWSQTEMALTFNKAIHEQKSMLIEAPTGTGKTLAYLIPIALYLRSTPKQRFVIAVASKHLQAQIERDMARFAGEFPELKESAILKGANNYLCLNRLKRAALRSQHRGEADLHQLLDNFDRLEKLAHGWREELPIKISDSAWAQINGEGNCCKSSHGCYRRQARKLAEQARIVVVNTDLLGYNLKHTGKPVPGETEQPKPILVLDEAHILLSRMTEVESADVSMRALEGAVNMLGRDTFDRTHLRTRLDLVSQRLQRIRRSLAEGPEGQQIVKPDDPCGLACTEVASAIREIKAMAAFLRKEAPTDEAAQDYREVESRLGFSENALRSYLGHQLPNYVMLLTRTPGIHGQTAINLELKPFDLHDVLTGLWSHFQQTTLISATLIGTSIPETKKTFSAPDWHTANFPSPFDYRKQMRVFLPPRDRGISDPPAISAEIERIANLTDGRVMALFTNYKQLQETELLLKDWCRREGYQLLAQERNTSPEALVEKFNRDPRSIILGNHAMGTGVDIRIRALIITKIPFDQQTPYREARQEYLKSKKLNPFRDDTLPETIRRWKQWWGRLIREENQKGILVLLDPKLLTASYASYFIRSLPGGIKATHLDDPDHPLPTREQYSQWTSEIQVSTHKTELAIGINVA from the coding sequence ATGAAGTTGAAGATGCCAGCCTGCCTTGGGGCGGCTGCGGAACTGGAACGTTTTTTCGGTCCCGACGGTCCAATCGTGACGCGGTTTGGCGGGCGTGCTCGCTGGAGCCAGACGGAAATGGCTTTGACGTTCAACAAAGCCATCCACGAGCAAAAATCCATGCTCATCGAGGCACCGACCGGAACGGGCAAGACACTGGCCTATCTCATCCCGATCGCGCTGTATCTGCGAAGCACGCCCAAGCAGCGTTTTGTGATCGCCGTTGCCTCTAAACACCTGCAAGCCCAGATCGAGCGTGACATGGCGCGCTTCGCCGGGGAGTTCCCCGAGTTGAAGGAAAGCGCCATCCTCAAAGGCGCCAACAATTATCTGTGCCTGAACCGGCTCAAACGAGCCGCTCTCCGATCTCAGCACAGGGGCGAAGCCGACTTGCACCAGTTGTTGGACAACTTCGACCGCCTGGAAAAGCTGGCCCACGGATGGCGCGAGGAATTGCCGATCAAAATCTCGGACTCCGCCTGGGCTCAGATCAATGGGGAAGGAAACTGCTGCAAATCTTCACACGGCTGTTACCGCCGACAGGCTCGCAAGCTGGCCGAGCAAGCCCGGATCGTGGTGGTGAACACGGATTTGCTCGGCTATAACCTGAAGCACACCGGCAAACCGGTGCCCGGCGAGACCGAACAACCCAAGCCCATTCTTGTTCTCGACGAGGCACACATCCTATTGAGCCGGATGACGGAAGTGGAGAGCGCCGACGTTTCAATGCGGGCGCTTGAGGGCGCGGTGAACATGCTGGGACGCGACACTTTTGATCGAACGCACCTGCGAACTCGCCTGGATCTCGTATCCCAACGATTGCAACGCATCCGGCGCTCGCTTGCTGAGGGGCCGGAAGGACAACAAATCGTCAAGCCTGACGATCCGTGCGGCCTTGCCTGCACGGAAGTGGCATCCGCCATCCGGGAAATCAAGGCAATGGCGGCGTTTCTGCGCAAAGAAGCGCCCACCGACGAAGCCGCTCAAGACTACCGGGAAGTTGAAAGCCGTCTGGGTTTTTCCGAAAACGCGCTTCGCTCATACTTGGGACATCAGCTCCCCAACTACGTCATGCTCCTGACCCGGACACCCGGAATCCATGGCCAAACCGCGATCAACCTCGAGCTCAAACCATTCGATCTGCACGACGTCCTGACCGGCCTGTGGAGCCATTTCCAGCAAACCACACTCATTTCGGCGACCCTGATCGGCACTTCCATTCCGGAAACGAAGAAGACTTTCAGCGCTCCCGACTGGCACACGGCAAATTTTCCGTCGCCCTTCGATTACCGCAAGCAGATGCGCGTGTTCCTGCCGCCGCGCGACAGAGGCATCAGCGACCCGCCGGCGATAAGCGCAGAGATCGAACGGATTGCAAACCTCACTGACGGTCGCGTCATGGCGCTTTTCACCAATTACAAGCAACTGCAGGAAACGGAATTGTTGCTGAAAGATTGGTGCCGGCGCGAAGGCTACCAGCTGCTCGCGCAGGAGCGAAACACCAGTCCCGAGGCACTCGTGGAGAAATTCAATCGTGATCCGCGGTCCATCATATTGGGCAATCACGCGATGGGCACCGGAGTGGATATTCGCATCCGCGCGCTGATCATCACCAAGATTCCCTTCGACCAGCAAACGCCCTACCGCGAGGCGCGCCAGGAATATCTGAAAAGCAAAAAGCTCAACCCGTTCCGGGACGACACGCTCCCGGAAACGATCCGCCGCTGGAAACAATGGTGGGGGCGGCTCATCCGGGAAGAGAACCAGAAAGGTATTCTCGTCCTGCTGGACCCGAAACTTCTCACCGCCAGCTACGCCAGCTATTTCATTCGCAGTCTGCCCGGCGGCATCAAGGCGACTCATCTCGACGATCCCGACCATCCGTTGCCGACTCGCGAGCAATATTCGCAGTGGACAAGCGAAATCCAGGTCAGCACGCACAAAACGGAGCTGGCGATTGGAATAAATGTTGCTTAA
- a CDS encoding prepilin-type N-terminal cleavage/methylation domain-containing protein, protein MKSRAGFTLVELVGALAIISILVGMVLVTTGNSRDRALQTRISVDLEAINAAKGFWVLDHNGAAFPTDESGRFNAIRKYLEVNRSFSSLADYQPPGVSYSINGIGVPPSHAP, encoded by the coding sequence ATGAAATCCCGCGCAGGTTTTACCCTGGTTGAGTTGGTGGGAGCGCTGGCCATCATCAGCATTCTTGTGGGGATGGTTCTGGTAACGACCGGCAATTCTCGGGACCGGGCTTTGCAGACGCGCATTTCGGTTGACCTGGAAGCCATCAACGCCGCCAAAGGTTTTTGGGTTCTGGATCACAACGGCGCGGCATTTCCGACTGATGAATCCGGGCGGTTCAACGCGATCCGCAAATATCTGGAAGTGAACCGCAGCTTTTCCTCCCTGGCGGATTATCAACCGCCGGGGGTCAGCTATTCGATCAACGGCATTGGAGTACCGCCTTCACACGCACCGTAA
- the tadA gene encoding Flp pilus assembly complex ATPase component TadA, with product MADQIQSPEQLAGVLNQLVERKVSDIYVCAGKTIHVRANGEVCPTSIIAPDENALVAFLNQAGETVIKGSITRMEIYPEGSVDGALTCHKKRYRFNFYRVLDPEALRQTARIALRPLNDHIPTPDEIQLDARTVQTVEAFKQGLVLVCGKTGQGKSTTLAALLQHRADTFREHIITLEQPVEYILKHGRSDISQREVGISVNTFAFGLRAALRQNPDTILVGEIRDHETADIALRASESGHVVFGTLHTSNAAQSIERFVNLFPSAEQPSVWNVLSTSLKAILCQILVKGREGGRVAAREILLTNDSVASYIKQRDLQGVRRAIESGHNDFGMQNWQKAAEILHRQGQIDGEVKKEIIALGT from the coding sequence ATGGCAGATCAGATTCAGAGTCCCGAGCAATTGGCCGGTGTGCTCAACCAACTAGTCGAGCGCAAGGTCAGCGACATTTATGTCTGCGCCGGGAAAACCATCCATGTTCGCGCGAACGGCGAAGTCTGTCCCACCTCCATCATCGCGCCGGACGAAAACGCGCTCGTCGCCTTTTTGAACCAAGCCGGCGAGACGGTGATCAAGGGCTCCATCACCCGGATGGAAATCTACCCGGAAGGATCGGTGGACGGCGCCCTCACTTGCCACAAGAAACGTTACCGGTTCAATTTTTATCGTGTTCTCGATCCCGAGGCCTTGCGGCAGACGGCACGAATCGCGTTGCGGCCGTTGAACGATCACATTCCCACCCCGGATGAAATTCAACTGGATGCGCGCACCGTGCAGACCGTTGAAGCGTTCAAACAGGGTTTGGTGTTGGTCTGTGGCAAGACAGGTCAGGGAAAGTCAACCACACTGGCCGCGCTCCTCCAGCATCGCGCCGACACTTTTCGCGAACACATCATCACCCTCGAGCAGCCGGTCGAGTACATCCTGAAGCACGGACGCTCCGACATCTCTCAACGCGAAGTCGGCATTTCGGTAAACACATTTGCCTTCGGGTTGCGGGCGGCTCTGCGCCAGAACCCCGACACGATTCTCGTCGGCGAGATTCGCGATCACGAAACGGCCGACATCGCCTTGCGGGCCTCCGAATCCGGACATGTTGTCTTCGGCACCCTGCACACGTCCAACGCGGCACAGTCGATTGAACGGTTCGTCAACCTGTTTCCGTCCGCCGAACAGCCCAGCGTCTGGAACGTGCTCTCGACCAGCCTCAAGGCCATCCTGTGCCAAATCCTGGTCAAAGGCCGGGAGGGAGGACGGGTGGCCGCACGCGAGATTCTGCTGACAAATGACAGCGTGGCCTCCTACATCAAACAGAGAGACCTGCAAGGGGTGCGCCGCGCCATCGAATCAGGCCACAACGACTTCGGCATGCAAAACTGGCAGAAGGCCGCGGAGATTCTCCATCGCCAGGGCCAAATCGACGGCGAAGTCAAAAAGGAGATCATCGCCCTCGGAACGTAA
- a CDS encoding ribonuclease HII, with the protein MRGRKADWSMEDYLGRKQGLIVAGCDEVGRGAFAFNLVVAACAYDSAAEPSCDIRDSKALTAAEREQLVDLLTREFVAKGLLHVAYAEASASEVETSNLNALNLRLFKEALQKLPHFDRVIIDGTIADDTFPGLCAPRADETSITVATASIFAKVRRDRQMRELHTQYPQYGFDQHVGYGTKLHVEAIRKFGPIAGVHRKNFLRNLN; encoded by the coding sequence ATGAGAGGGCGGAAGGCCGATTGGAGCATGGAAGATTACCTTGGTCGCAAGCAGGGACTCATCGTGGCCGGATGCGACGAGGTTGGCCGCGGCGCCTTCGCCTTTAACCTTGTCGTCGCGGCGTGCGCCTACGATTCCGCAGCAGAACCATCCTGCGACATTCGCGACAGCAAGGCCCTGACAGCGGCGGAACGCGAGCAGTTGGTGGACTTGCTAACCCGGGAGTTTGTCGCCAAAGGCTTGCTGCACGTCGCGTACGCGGAAGCATCGGCATCCGAGGTGGAGACAAGCAACTTGAACGCATTGAACCTGCGACTGTTCAAGGAAGCGCTCCAAAAGCTTCCCCACTTTGACCGGGTCATCATTGACGGAACGATCGCCGACGACACCTTTCCCGGACTATGCGCACCACGCGCCGATGAGACCAGCATCACGGTCGCCACCGCTTCGATTTTCGCCAAGGTGCGGCGCGACCGGCAAATGCGGGAGCTGCACACACAGTATCCGCAGTATGGATTCGATCAGCACGTCGGCTACGGCACCAAGTTACATGTCGAGGCCATCCGCAAATTCGGACCCATCGCCGGCGTGCATCGCAAAAACTTCCTGCGCAATCTTAACTGA